In Pantoea agglomerans, the genomic stretch CCTGCTGTGGAAGGAGATGCGCGAGATTTACTACGGCCGCAATATTCCGGCTGTGGGCCTGAAGACCTTTTAATGACCAGGCGCGCGATGTCACGCCATAGCGGCAGACGCGCGCCGATTTCTTTGGGGGTTTTAATTTCTAAGCTGCCTGTACGGCAGTGAACGGTTACCTTACCAAACTAACCTGCTCATATCCCACTAAAAAGCAGCAATATTGAGCCAAAACCCCTTTTATCAGACACGCACTGCCGCGCCTTATTTTTCAATAAATTACAGCCAGCCTATAAAAAAGGGTGTGCAAAAGGATGCCGAAAAAAATCCAGGCGAGAAAGGCTGATTAGTTTTGAAATAAAAAACAGGATCGTACTTTTCAGCCGAAGCGCTCAATCCCACGCATGCCCAATAAACAGGCGCGGCCGTCCTGCCCTTCCCCTTATTTCAACGAGAAAAAAGCGCAGCGGGTGCCAGCTAAACGACCCGCAGCGTTAATCCGTCAGCGCCAGCGCAATTCCGCGCTCGCGCAGCGTGCGGCACACTTCTTCGTCTAACCGGCTGTCGGTCACCACATCGGTCAGCTCATCCACCGGGGCGGCGCAGAACAGCGACCAGGAGCCATATTTGCTGCTGTCAGCCAGCAGAATGCGACGGCGCGCATTCGCCAGCAGATCGCGCTTCAGCCCGGCCTTCTCTTCTGTCGGCGTGGTGATGCCACGCTCCAGGCTCCAGGAGTTGCAGCTGACGAAAGCGATATCGGGATTAATGCTGCGCAGCAGACGCCGCCCGTGCTCACCTACGCACGACTGGCTCGAGTCGTCGATGCGGCCGCCGATAATGGTCACTTCAATCTGTTTGAATTCCGAGAGAAACAGCGCGATATGCAGATCGGCGGTAATCACGCGCAGCGGCAAATGCGTCAGCTGACGCGCCAGCTCCAGCATGGTGGTGCCGGCGTCCAGCACTACCGCATCGCCCGACTGCACGAACGTGGCGGCGTGGTGGGCGATAGCCTGCTTCTCCGCCAGATTACGCTGCATCTTCTCCAGCGTGGTAGGCTGCGCCGGAATAAAACGATTCAGCGTAACGCCGCCGTGGCTGCGGCTAATCACGCCTTCTTTATCCAGCTTAATCAAATCACGTCGAATGGTTGCCGGCGAGGCGGAAATAGCGCTCACCAGCTGATCAACAGTCACCAGATTATGGCTTTTCAGATAGTCCATAATCTGGTCAAGGCGACTTTGTCCCTTCATATTTCCCTATGCTAACTGCATCGCGAGTTTAATGGAGATCGCCATGCTCTCAGACTTCGCTTTACCTGTCCATGCGATATCAAAAGCGGTGCCGTGGTCTGCAGAGGTGCGGATAAACGGCAGACCGGCAGTGATATTCACGCCGTCGTAAAAGCCAAGCAGTTTCAGCGGGATATGTCCCTGATCGTGGTACATCGCCACCACGATGTCATACTGCCCTTCCTGACACTGCAGGAACACCGTATCGGGCGGACAGGGGCCGAAAACCTCAATGCCCTGCGCCTTCATCGCCTTCACCGCCGGCGCGACGGTGGTGATCTCCTCGTCGCCAAACAGACCGTTTTCACCAGCGTGCGGATTAACGCCCGCCACCGCGATACGCGGCTTTTCAAAACCGACGCGGCGCAGGAAGGTATCCGCCATGCCAATCACCGTTTCGATGCGCGTGCGGCTCAGCGTGTCGAGGAACTTACGCAGCGCGATATGCGTGGTGACGTGAATAACCTTCAGCTTATCGGTATAAAGCACCATCGCGTAATCTTTGGTGTCGGTCAGATGCGCCAGCAGCTCAGTATGGCCAGGATAGAGATGGCCCGCCGAGTGCAGCGCCTCTTTATTCAGCGGCGCGGTGGCGATAGCCTGAACCTCGCCCGCCAGCGCCAGCTCGGTGGCGCGCTTCACGCAGCGCCAGGCGAGATCGCCCGCCTGCTTCTGCACCACGCCCGGCTTCAGCGCATCGGGATCGGCCAGCGGCTCGTCGATAACGTTAATAATGCCTGGCGCGAAGTGCGCCTCTTTTACGCTATCCAGCACGCGCAGCTCGACCTGCGGCGTAATGTTCAGAGCAAGGATGCGGCGCAGCGTCGCCGCGCATCCCACCACCACCGCCGGCGCGCCGTTAAGATCGCCTTCCGCCAGCGCTTTGATGATGATCTCCGGGCTAATGCCCGCCGGATCGCCCATGGTCACCGCAATAATTTTACTCACTCGACTTCTCCTCAATAAAACGAATGGCTGCTACCAGGGTGTTTTCGTCGCCAAAACCGCCCGCTTTGGTCATCACCGGCAGGGTAAATTCACTGTTAAGCAGGACGCCGTGCGGCACGCAGTCCGCCACGATGCCCTGAATCTGAAAGCCGCTGGCGCCCAGCGCCTGCGCAACCGCAATCGCTACGTCGCCACCAGAGAGATAAAGCGCTGCGGGCCGCTGCGCGCGACAGAGCATCAGGGTCAGTTCGCCCAGAAACTGGCAAATCGCTTCGCCCAGCTGCTGGCGCGTTATCTGCTGCTGCCGACACAGCGCCTCGATCTCATGACGCTGCCCGGCGTGCTGGCAGGTGCGAAGCACCGTATGGCGACCGGCGCGCAGCGCAGCGAGAGCCTGCTCCGCCCAGCGCGCGCCGTCCGGCC encodes the following:
- a CDS encoding DeoR/GlpR family DNA-binding transcription regulator, giving the protein MKGQSRLDQIMDYLKSHNLVTVDQLVSAISASPATIRRDLIKLDKEGVISRSHGGVTLNRFIPAQPTTLEKMQRNLAEKQAIAHHAATFVQSGDAVVLDAGTTMLELARQLTHLPLRVITADLHIALFLSEFKQIEVTIIGGRIDDSSQSCVGEHGRRLLRSINPDIAFVSCNSWSLERGITTPTEEKAGLKRDLLANARRRILLADSSKYGSWSLFCAAPVDELTDVVTDSRLDEEVCRTLRERGIALALTD
- a CDS encoding D-threonate 4-phosphate dehydrogenase, with the protein product MSKIIAVTMGDPAGISPEIIIKALAEGDLNGAPAVVVGCAATLRRILALNITPQVELRVLDSVKEAHFAPGIINVIDEPLADPDALKPGVVQKQAGDLAWRCVKRATELALAGEVQAIATAPLNKEALHSAGHLYPGHTELLAHLTDTKDYAMVLYTDKLKVIHVTTHIALRKFLDTLSRTRIETVIGMADTFLRRVGFEKPRIAVAGVNPHAGENGLFGDEEITTVAPAVKAMKAQGIEVFGPCPPDTVFLQCQEGQYDIVVAMYHDQGHIPLKLLGFYDGVNITAGLPFIRTSADHGTAFDIAWTGKAKSESMAISIKLAMQLA